A genomic region of Strigops habroptila isolate Jane chromosome 20, bStrHab1.2.pri, whole genome shotgun sequence contains the following coding sequences:
- the FGF22 gene encoding fibroblast growth factor 22 isoform X3, with translation MRRGGPAALAACLAGAFAVLAGPGPGSGPGSTAWGGRRPPRSYGHLEGDVRWRRLFSATRFFLRIDGSGGVEGTRWKERPGSIVEIRSVRVGVVAIRAVHTGFYLAMNKQGRLYGSKEFSPNCKFMERIEENGYNTYAALRWRHRGRPMFLSLNSKGRPQRGGKTRRQHLSTHFLPMLVS, from the exons atGAGGCGCGGGGGCCCCGCCGCCCTCGCCGCCTGCCTCGCCGGGGCGTTCGCCGTGctggcggggccggggccggggtcGGGGCCGGGCAGCACCGCCTGGGGCGGCCGGCGGCCCCCCCGCAGCTACGGCCACTTGGAGGGCGACGTGCGCTGGCGGCGGCTCTTCTCCGCCACCCGCTTCTTCCTGCGCATCGACGGCAGCGGCGGCGTGGAGGGGACGCGCTGGAAGGAGCGGCCGGGCA GCATCGTCGAGATCCGGTCGGTGCGTGTCGGCGTCGTGGCCATCCGTGCGGTGCACACCGGCTTCTACCTGGCCATGAACAAGCAGGGCAGGCTCTACGGGTCG AAGGAATTCAGCCCTAACTGCAAGTTCATGGAGCGCATCGAGGAGAACGGCTACAACACCTACGCGGCGCTGCGCTGGCGGCACCGGGGCCGCCCCATGTTCCTCTCGCTCAATAGCAAGGGCAGGCCACAGCGAGGGGGCAAGACGCGCCGGCAGCACCTCTCCACACACTTCCTGCCCATGCTCGTCAGCTGA
- the FGF22 gene encoding fibroblast growth factor 22 isoform X1 produces MSCSTIASVLPTVPSAGLCIRTCATGIHGQHHPSPIVLLGTGWALGRRGVKINSSLDQRFPLPAEPSFPLSGEGQRPRPSRGHFVATDPALGSSLVLPRLTAALPCPYPTGIVEIRSVRVGVVAIRAVHTGFYLAMNKQGRLYGSKEFSPNCKFMERIEENGYNTYAALRWRHRGRPMFLSLNSKGRPQRGGKTRRQHLSTHFLPMLVS; encoded by the exons ATGTCGTGCAGCACCATCGCATCCGTCCTGCCcacagtgcccagtgcagggctGTGTATCCGCACTTGTGCCACCGGCATCCACGGGCAGCACCATCCCAGCCCCATAGTGCTGCTGGGAACCGGCTGGGctctggggaggagaggagtAAAGATCAACTCCTCCCTGGATCAGAGGTTCCCGCTCCCGGCTGAGCCGTCATTCCCACTGTCTGGCGAGGGTCAGCGGCCCCGTCCATCCAGGGGACACTTTGTGGCCACAGACCCTGCACTGGGGAGCTCCCTGGTCCTTCCCCGGCTCACGGCCGCGCTTCCCTGTCCCTATCCCACAGGCATCGTCGAGATCCGGTCGGTGCGTGTCGGCGTCGTGGCCATCCGTGCGGTGCACACCGGCTTCTACCTGGCCATGAACAAGCAGGGCAGGCTCTACGGGTCG AAGGAATTCAGCCCTAACTGCAAGTTCATGGAGCGCATCGAGGAGAACGGCTACAACACCTACGCGGCGCTGCGCTGGCGGCACCGGGGCCGCCCCATGTTCCTCTCGCTCAATAGCAAGGGCAGGCCACAGCGAGGGGGCAAGACGCGCCGGCAGCACCTCTCCACACACTTCCTGCCCATGCTCGTCAGCTGA
- the FGF22 gene encoding fibroblast growth factor 22 isoform X2: MSCSTIASVLPTVPSAGLCIRTCATGIHGQHHPSPIVLLGTGWALGRRGVKINSSLDQRFPLPAEPSFPLSGEGQRPRPSRGHFVATDPALGSSLVLPRLTAALPCPYPTGIVEIRSVRVGVVAIRAVHTGFYLAMNKQGRLYGSEFSPNCKFMERIEENGYNTYAALRWRHRGRPMFLSLNSKGRPQRGGKTRRQHLSTHFLPMLVS; encoded by the exons ATGTCGTGCAGCACCATCGCATCCGTCCTGCCcacagtgcccagtgcagggctGTGTATCCGCACTTGTGCCACCGGCATCCACGGGCAGCACCATCCCAGCCCCATAGTGCTGCTGGGAACCGGCTGGGctctggggaggagaggagtAAAGATCAACTCCTCCCTGGATCAGAGGTTCCCGCTCCCGGCTGAGCCGTCATTCCCACTGTCTGGCGAGGGTCAGCGGCCCCGTCCATCCAGGGGACACTTTGTGGCCACAGACCCTGCACTGGGGAGCTCCCTGGTCCTTCCCCGGCTCACGGCCGCGCTTCCCTGTCCCTATCCCACAGGCATCGTCGAGATCCGGTCGGTGCGTGTCGGCGTCGTGGCCATCCGTGCGGTGCACACCGGCTTCTACCTGGCCATGAACAAGCAGGGCAGGCTCTACGGGTCG GAATTCAGCCCTAACTGCAAGTTCATGGAGCGCATCGAGGAGAACGGCTACAACACCTACGCGGCGCTGCGCTGGCGGCACCGGGGCCGCCCCATGTTCCTCTCGCTCAATAGCAAGGGCAGGCCACAGCGAGGGGGCAAGACGCGCCGGCAGCACCTCTCCACACACTTCCTGCCCATGCTCGTCAGCTGA